The following proteins are co-located in the Maridesulfovibrio sp. genome:
- the speB gene encoding agmatinase: METYFLEGEIPNCEPEKAVVHVIPAPLETSVSYGGGTSGGPAAILEASIQLELWNGRSCPAEAGIHTASFADCSGDTENSLGAIEKSVVFALECGAVPFVIGGEHTVTLGALRALKKEHGTFGIVQFDAHADLRSSYEGDPLSHACVMRRAVEDLGLPVFQLGVRALCVDEVEFRKKSSLVSGIDARALYLNGIPESLLPDNFPENIYISFDVDGLDPSVIRATGTPVPGGISWHDALSLIEKAVAGRKVIGADVVELAPQAGDHASDFAAAQLVYELIGHCVESQESKS, encoded by the coding sequence ATGGAAACATATTTTCTTGAGGGAGAAATTCCCAATTGTGAACCGGAAAAAGCCGTTGTTCACGTCATTCCGGCTCCACTGGAAACTTCGGTTTCATACGGGGGCGGGACTTCTGGCGGTCCTGCGGCGATCCTTGAGGCTTCCATTCAGTTGGAACTCTGGAACGGACGTTCATGTCCGGCGGAAGCAGGAATCCATACCGCGTCTTTCGCTGACTGTTCAGGAGACACCGAGAACAGTCTTGGAGCAATCGAGAAGTCGGTTGTTTTCGCTCTTGAATGCGGCGCTGTGCCGTTCGTGATAGGCGGAGAACATACCGTGACCCTTGGCGCTTTGCGGGCTTTGAAAAAGGAGCACGGAACCTTTGGAATAGTCCAGTTTGACGCCCACGCTGATCTACGCTCTAGCTACGAAGGCGACCCTTTAAGCCATGCTTGCGTCATGCGCCGTGCTGTTGAAGATCTGGGTCTTCCGGTCTTTCAGCTCGGTGTGCGGGCTTTGTGTGTGGATGAGGTTGAATTTCGCAAGAAAAGTTCTTTGGTTTCTGGAATTGATGCCAGAGCGCTTTATCTCAATGGAATTCCGGAATCCCTCCTGCCTGATAATTTCCCCGAGAATATCTATATCAGTTTTGATGTAGACGGGCTTGATCCTTCCGTTATCCGCGCAACTGGCACTCCCGTACCCGGCGGGATCAGCTGGCACGATGCGCTCAGCCTGATTGAAAAGGCTGTAGCGGGACGAAAAGTTATTGGTGCGGATGTTGTTGAACTGGCTCCTCAAGCTGGAGATCATGCATCTGACTTTGCTGCTGCCCAGTTGGTTTATGAATTGATCGGGCATTGCGTTGAGTCGCAGGAGAGCAAAAGCTGA
- a CDS encoding EamA family transporter: MQGLPFLLVLLSAVAHGYWNFLFKQAENKDAFLCLSKILEPLIYLVPFMFALNVWGVELSSLWYVAIGMLLAVANYMCLSGSYKLLDLTIAYPVSRSSTVFLPFLAFIFLGEHIDVVGWCSVILVSLGVVFIPLNEFKFPDLSDRAWVSQKGMGLGMIFAVLAAFTVALYTLWGKLAIQHMHPFIYMYCYTLAANVYFLPLLRRLDRSVIRREWEVNKWRIIGVSVLNTLSFVLILFALTLGKVTYVGALRQFSLVVGVGLGWLVLREVVTVPRIVGVGLVIAGGCLTYLAK; encoded by the coding sequence ATGCAGGGGCTACCCTTTCTTCTGGTTCTTCTTTCAGCCGTGGCCCACGGCTATTGGAATTTTCTGTTTAAACAGGCTGAAAACAAAGATGCCTTTTTGTGTTTGAGTAAAATTCTCGAGCCACTGATCTATCTTGTTCCTTTTATGTTTGCCTTGAATGTCTGGGGAGTTGAACTGTCTTCGTTATGGTACGTGGCTATCGGGATGCTGCTGGCTGTGGCCAACTATATGTGTCTATCTGGCAGTTATAAACTGCTTGATTTGACAATTGCCTATCCGGTTTCGCGATCCAGTACGGTTTTTCTCCCGTTTCTGGCTTTTATCTTTCTTGGTGAACATATTGATGTCGTGGGATGGTGTTCGGTCATTCTGGTTTCACTCGGGGTGGTGTTTATTCCTCTTAACGAGTTCAAATTTCCCGATTTATCGGACAGGGCTTGGGTGTCGCAAAAGGGTATGGGGTTGGGAATGATATTTGCTGTATTGGCGGCTTTTACCGTGGCCCTGTACACCCTGTGGGGTAAACTCGCGATTCAACATATGCATCCTTTCATTTACATGTACTGCTACACTCTGGCTGCAAATGTTTATTTTTTACCTCTATTGAGGCGGCTGGATCGAAGTGTCATCCGCCGGGAGTGGGAAGTGAACAAATGGCGCATTATTGGAGTGTCTGTGCTGAATACCTTGTCCTTTGTTCTTATTCTTTTCGCTCTGACTTTGGGCAAGGTGACTTATGTTGGAGCCTTGCGCCAATTCAGTCTCGTGGTCGGAGTAGGGCTTGGATGGTTGGTGTTGCGTGAGGTTGTAACTGTTCCACGGATTGTCGGGGTGGGGCTGGTAATTGCCGGTGGGTGCCTGACCTATCTTGCGAAGTAG
- a CDS encoding MerR family transcriptional regulator — MSGQSEEKIYKIGQAAKLVGLKSYVLRFWEGEFEQLEPIRTESGQRLYNDGHIALISRIKTLLHDEGLTIEGARKRLDSPDDGAGNVFQDTGSLASDVVSQMPLFSHEESKDALDKDVLREIRDELLEIKDLLK, encoded by the coding sequence ATGAGCGGGCAGAGTGAAGAAAAAATATATAAGATCGGGCAGGCAGCGAAGCTTGTGGGTCTGAAATCGTACGTGTTGCGGTTTTGGGAGGGCGAGTTTGAGCAACTGGAGCCGATTCGAACGGAATCCGGTCAGCGTTTGTATAATGACGGGCATATTGCATTGATCAGCCGGATCAAGACTTTGCTGCATGACGAAGGTTTGACCATTGAAGGGGCGCGTAAGCGTCTTGATTCCCCTGATGATGGGGCTGGAAATGTTTTTCAGGACACAGGCTCTTTAGCTTCAGATGTCGTATCCCAGATGCCTTTGTTCAGCCACGAAGAGTCCAAGGATGCGCTGGATAAAGATGTCTTGCGTGAAATCAGGGATGAGTTGCTGGAAATTAAGGATTTGCTGAAGTAA
- a CDS encoding AsmA family protein, whose amino-acid sequence MSKAVKIIGAAAAGLVLLVAVAMVLAVILINPNDYKGEIADAVRDKTGRELVFDGDLELSVFPWIGVKTGGISLSNAAGFSEKNMFSLKSADVSLKLLPLISGKVELKNVDVVDLQLFLMRNKAGVTNWDDLAGDKKGAPEKKKPSSFGKTELNLSVGGVNIQNARVVWDDRKENVRQAVDDCDIVVEGFAPGSPFDFNVHVLLSSTKPEVKADINTTGKASISADFKKLSVKGLSVVVDASGKAVPGGKGQVKVSGDAALDMIKGSADVASLVLEAYGLKAQGSLAAKGFNSKSMSFSGDMSIPGFNLKETLDKMGMGLKTADSKALTSVGMDFNYAGTNKSVEIKDLQINLDETTIKGLFSFANPERPDILAQLGIDKINVDNYLPPATDKQSEKKEEKTVEEKADKSKEGLLPVDLLRKLTLKADLNIKQLIAKKANVTDIVVRARAKDGVLTVKPASFNVAKGAFTSSAVVDVRGNDPLMSVTAGLTGLDGADLSQQMTGEDKFSGHMSFNTGLKTSGNDMKTVYSNLNGDFGFKVLDGYVSGFDLLYLAGDAFSVLTGGALGKRDSKRTEFGEVSATAKIKNGVADNRDLLLKSPLLRASGAGNVDLNTMKIDYELDAKVVGTLEGQGGKGMQDLVGLTVPMTITGDVADPSVMVDLPRFAAILAKSGFKVVGSVIEGVGDVLEGIGNTFTGKEKSGSSGETQKNPVQELGGAIKKLF is encoded by the coding sequence ATGAGTAAAGCAGTTAAAATTATTGGTGCAGCAGCTGCGGGATTGGTCCTGCTTGTGGCTGTGGCGATGGTTCTGGCCGTAATTTTGATTAATCCTAATGATTACAAAGGTGAGATCGCGGATGCTGTGCGGGATAAGACAGGTCGAGAGCTTGTTTTTGACGGCGACCTTGAGCTTTCGGTTTTTCCGTGGATCGGGGTCAAGACCGGAGGAATCTCTCTTTCCAATGCAGCCGGATTTTCAGAGAAGAATATGTTCAGCCTTAAATCAGCTGATGTCAGCCTCAAGCTTTTGCCGCTGATTTCAGGCAAGGTTGAGCTTAAAAATGTTGATGTTGTTGATCTGCAGTTGTTCTTGATGCGGAACAAGGCTGGAGTTACCAACTGGGATGACCTTGCTGGAGATAAAAAGGGCGCCCCTGAAAAGAAGAAACCGTCTTCTTTCGGCAAAACAGAACTTAACCTTTCCGTTGGCGGGGTAAATATTCAGAATGCCCGTGTTGTCTGGGATGACCGTAAGGAAAATGTCCGGCAGGCAGTCGACGATTGCGATATAGTTGTTGAAGGATTTGCCCCGGGCAGCCCCTTTGATTTCAATGTCCATGTGCTTCTTTCTTCTACTAAGCCAGAAGTCAAAGCAGATATCAATACAACAGGTAAGGCATCAATTTCTGCAGATTTTAAGAAGCTCAGCGTAAAAGGGTTGAGTGTTGTGGTTGATGCAAGCGGTAAGGCTGTTCCCGGCGGCAAGGGGCAAGTCAAGGTCTCAGGCGATGCGGCTCTTGATATGATCAAGGGAAGTGCCGATGTTGCCAGTCTGGTGCTTGAAGCTTATGGCCTGAAGGCACAAGGATCACTTGCTGCAAAGGGCTTCAATTCCAAGTCCATGAGTTTTTCAGGTGATATGAGTATCCCCGGTTTCAACTTGAAGGAGACTCTGGATAAAATGGGTATGGGGTTGAAAACAGCTGATAGTAAGGCGCTGACTTCTGTAGGAATGGATTTCAACTACGCGGGTACTAATAAGTCAGTAGAAATCAAGGATCTGCAAATTAATCTCGATGAAACTACCATTAAGGGATTGTTCTCATTTGCCAACCCGGAACGTCCAGATATTCTGGCTCAGCTCGGCATTGATAAAATTAATGTGGATAATTATCTGCCTCCTGCAACAGATAAGCAGTCTGAAAAAAAAGAAGAAAAAACTGTTGAAGAGAAAGCTGACAAGTCTAAAGAGGGGCTCCTTCCTGTGGACTTGCTGCGTAAGCTTACCCTTAAAGCGGATTTGAACATAAAACAGCTTATTGCCAAGAAAGCTAATGTAACTGATATAGTTGTCCGTGCCCGTGCCAAGGATGGTGTGCTGACTGTAAAACCTGCCTCATTTAATGTGGCCAAGGGGGCTTTCACTTCCTCTGCTGTTGTGGATGTGCGCGGTAATGATCCGCTTATGTCCGTGACTGCCGGACTTACCGGATTGGATGGTGCAGACCTTTCGCAGCAGATGACTGGTGAGGATAAGTTCTCCGGACATATGAGTTTTAATACCGGCCTGAAAACAAGCGGTAACGATATGAAAACCGTATACTCCAACCTTAACGGAGATTTTGGATTTAAGGTTCTGGACGGTTATGTCTCCGGTTTTGACCTTCTTTATCTTGCCGGGGATGCTTTCTCTGTTTTGACCGGGGGAGCTTTAGGAAAACGGGACAGCAAGCGTACTGAGTTCGGCGAGGTTTCGGCCACTGCTAAGATTAAAAACGGCGTTGCCGACAACCGCGATCTGTTGCTTAAATCTCCGCTGCTGCGTGCTTCCGGGGCCGGTAATGTTGACCTGAATACGATGAAAATTGATTACGAGTTGGACGCGAAGGTTGTCGGAACCCTCGAAGGTCAGGGCGGTAAAGGCATGCAGGATCTCGTAGGGCTGACCGTTCCCATGACAATCACAGGCGATGTCGCCGATCCTTCTGTAATGGTTGATTTGCCGCGTTTTGCAGCCATATTAGCCAAGTCCGGTTTCAAGGTTGTGGGTAGCGTTATTGAGGGTGTTGGTGATGTGCTCGAGGGCATCGGCAATACTTTTACCGGAAAGGAAAAGTCCGGTTCCAGTGGCGAAACCCAGAAGAATCCTGTTCAGGAGCTTGGTGGAGCTATTAAGAAATTGTTTTAA
- the tdh gene encoding L-threonine 3-dehydrogenase: MKALVKSKAEEGIWMEEVPVPECGHNDVLIKVKKTAICGTDIHIYNWDSWAQQTIPVPMVVGHEFVGTIEKMGGEVQGLALGDRVSAEGHVTCGHCRNCRAGKRHLCRNTIGVGVNRPGCFAEYVCVPAVNVFKLNENISDNEASIFDPLGNAVHTALSFDLVGEDVLITGAGPIGMMAVAVARHAGARHVVITDINDYRLELAGKMGATRTVNVTKEKLEDVMNELGMTEGFDVGLEMSGSPVAFSEMLDKMNHGGNIALLGILPDNTAINWNQVVFKGLKLKGIYGREMFETWYKMASMLQSSLDVTPAITHHFKIDDFQKGFDVMRSGQSGKVILDWTK; encoded by the coding sequence ATGAAAGCCCTCGTTAAGAGCAAGGCCGAAGAAGGCATCTGGATGGAAGAAGTTCCGGTTCCGGAATGCGGTCATAACGATGTTCTGATCAAAGTAAAGAAAACCGCTATCTGCGGAACAGATATCCACATCTACAACTGGGATAGCTGGGCACAGCAGACTATTCCCGTACCCATGGTTGTTGGTCACGAGTTCGTCGGTACCATCGAAAAAATGGGCGGCGAAGTTCAGGGACTGGCCCTTGGTGACCGTGTATCCGCAGAAGGCCATGTTACCTGCGGCCACTGCCGTAACTGTCGCGCAGGCAAACGCCATCTCTGCCGCAACACCATCGGTGTAGGCGTTAACCGTCCCGGCTGCTTTGCCGAATACGTATGCGTTCCCGCTGTCAACGTTTTCAAGCTGAATGAAAACATTAGCGACAATGAAGCCTCCATCTTCGATCCCCTTGGAAATGCGGTCCACACTGCTCTTTCCTTTGACCTCGTTGGCGAAGACGTACTCATTACCGGGGCTGGTCCCATCGGTATGATGGCTGTCGCCGTTGCCCGCCATGCCGGAGCAAGACACGTCGTCATCACCGATATCAACGACTACCGTCTTGAACTGGCCGGCAAAATGGGCGCAACCCGCACCGTCAACGTTACCAAGGAAAAACTGGAAGACGTCATGAACGAACTGGGCATGACGGAAGGCTTTGACGTTGGCCTTGAAATGTCCGGAAGCCCCGTAGCATTCAGCGAGATGCTGGACAAGATGAACCACGGCGGCAACATTGCCCTGCTGGGCATTCTCCCGGACAACACTGCCATTAACTGGAACCAGGTAGTATTCAAGGGACTGAAACTCAAAGGCATCTATGGCCGTGAAATGTTTGAGACATGGTACAAGATGGCTTCCATGCTCCAGTCCAGCCTTGATGTAACTCCCGCAATTACCCACCACTTCAAAATCGACGATTTCCAGAAAGGTTTTGATGTGATGCGCAGCGGCCAGTCCGGAAAAGTTATTCTCGACTGGACTAAATAA
- a CDS encoding glycine C-acetyltransferase, producing the protein MKNNLLQALSAQTEELKANGLYKDERIITSQQQALISVKGGQEVLNFCANNYLGLANNPDLIETGKKALDKYGFGLSSVRFICGTQDVHKALEKKISEFLKTEDTILYSSCFDANGGLFETILSKEDAVISDSLNHASIIDGVRLCKAQRFRYNNNDMADLEEQLKAAADCRYKLIVTDGVFSMDGIIADLKSICDLADKYDAMVMVDDSHAVGFIGENGRGTPEYCGVLDRVDIITGTLGKALGGASGGYTSGRKEIIEWLRQRSRPYLFSNTLAPVIASTSIAVLDMIAEKPELRERLNENSKIFRTRMEEAGFNLVPGNHPIIPVMLGDAVLAQKMAAGLLKEGIYVIGFSFPVVPRGQARIRTQMSAAHTPEQVNRAVDAFIKVGRELEIIK; encoded by the coding sequence ATGAAAAATAATTTACTTCAGGCACTTTCAGCCCAAACCGAAGAGCTGAAAGCAAATGGCCTTTACAAAGATGAAAGAATCATAACATCCCAGCAACAGGCCCTTATTTCGGTTAAGGGCGGTCAGGAAGTTCTCAACTTCTGTGCCAACAACTATCTGGGACTGGCTAACAACCCCGATCTGATTGAAACGGGTAAAAAGGCTCTGGATAAGTACGGGTTCGGACTTTCTTCAGTACGTTTCATTTGCGGAACGCAGGATGTCCACAAAGCCCTGGAAAAAAAGATCAGCGAATTTCTCAAAACCGAAGACACAATTCTTTACAGCTCCTGCTTCGACGCCAACGGCGGTCTCTTCGAAACAATCCTTTCCAAAGAAGATGCGGTTATCAGCGATTCCCTGAACCATGCATCAATCATTGACGGCGTCCGCCTCTGCAAGGCCCAGCGCTTTCGTTACAATAATAACGACATGGCCGACCTTGAAGAACAGCTTAAAGCTGCTGCTGACTGCCGTTATAAACTGATCGTCACCGACGGGGTCTTCTCCATGGACGGCATCATTGCCGATCTTAAATCCATCTGTGACCTGGCCGACAAATACGACGCTATGGTCATGGTTGACGATTCCCATGCAGTTGGCTTCATAGGTGAAAACGGACGTGGTACCCCTGAATACTGTGGAGTGCTGGACCGAGTCGACATCATCACAGGAACTCTCGGTAAGGCACTCGGCGGTGCTTCCGGCGGCTACACTTCCGGTCGCAAAGAAATCATTGAATGGCTGCGCCAGAGATCACGCCCCTACCTCTTCTCCAACACTCTTGCTCCGGTAATTGCATCCACTTCCATTGCTGTTCTGGATATGATTGCAGAGAAGCCGGAACTCCGTGAAAGACTTAACGAAAACAGCAAAATATTCCGCACCCGTATGGAAGAAGCCGGATTCAACCTCGTACCCGGCAACCATCCAATCATTCCTGTAATGCTCGGCGATGCTGTTCTGGCCCAGAAAATGGCCGCAGGACTGCTCAAAGAAGGCATATACGTTATTGGCTTCAGCTTCCCGGTAGTACCGCGCGGACAGGCTCGCATCAGAACCCAGATGTCCGCCGCACATACTCCGGAACAGGTAAACAGAGCGGTTGATGCATTCATCAAAGTCGGCCGTGAACTTGAGATCATTAAATAA
- a CDS encoding Lrp/AsnC family transcriptional regulator, with translation MKERPLVLDDVDRKIIEELQRNGRESYKNIARKLGVSDGTVRLRTERMIKNDYLRITASVNPLYFENSLIAMVGINLEERANPDIMEKMANVPGVQSVMNVSGRFDLLVEVFVSSRNAFRQFLVDDLSNVGGVKSTETFMFLEAVNKWAEHKE, from the coding sequence GTGAAAGAGCGTCCTTTGGTACTTGATGATGTAGACCGCAAGATTATTGAAGAATTGCAGCGTAATGGGCGAGAGTCGTATAAAAATATCGCTCGTAAGCTTGGAGTATCCGACGGAACAGTGCGCTTGCGTACAGAACGGATGATCAAAAATGATTACTTGAGAATTACTGCTTCCGTAAACCCTCTCTATTTTGAAAACAGTCTTATCGCCATGGTCGGTATTAACCTTGAAGAAAGGGCTAACCCCGATATCATGGAAAAAATGGCTAATGTCCCCGGAGTTCAGTCTGTAATGAACGTTTCCGGACGATTCGACCTCCTTGTTGAAGTCTTTGTTTCCTCCCGAAATGCTTTTCGCCAGTTTCTGGTTGATGATTTATCTAATGTCGGCGGCGTAAAGTCGACTGAGACTTTCATGTTTCTTGAAGCTGTTAACAAATGGGCAGAACATAAGGAGTAG
- a CDS encoding ATP-binding protein — MVKFFKIRKGQVLPYKLLVYILICSSFFTILGTSVQLYMEYRSDVSEIQKGFGQIEHSYVNTIAASLWDINIDHVKIQLEGALKLPGMRYLEVVEMSFGSVDPVAFIGKVPAGGNVIEKNFPLVHVIDGKSVEVGQLRAVADLDNVFKRLRLRVFVVLLTQAVKTFLVALFILMIIHYMVTRHLQTMAEYAQEMDISTLGRELVLKRRKKNSKPDEIDRVAEAFNEMRLNLIRDIAERKKAEEALRQSNMIVEKSPMVLFKWRNEYDWPVELVSQNVSQLGFDADDFMSGRIKYGEVIHPDDKAKVEEEVQGFIDTGVDHYRHEYRIVDPTGRVYWIADSTVVVRDDSGNVTSYLGIAFDFTEKKTAENELARLRNLLKNTIDSMPTMLVGVDESLRINQWNRSAEEDTGLTYEQVWGMQLMDVFPQLKDERGLIMDSVEKLEVREKNKIPFNSDGHIQYKNIKIYPLLESEEGRGAVVLIDDVTMKSRLEDMMIQTEKMMSVGGLAAGMAHEINNPLGAVLSGVQGTERRLSPSLKKNIEVASELGLDLNKVHEYMDKRGILGYLRGISDAGRRAASIVRNMLEFSRKSESSRKQVQVKGILEKSLSLAENDYDLKKKYDFKVIEIRRDYEQNLPSVNITETEIEQVFLNIFKNAAQAMADKEFNGERPTLTLRTRKDGDFVRVEVEDNGPGMDEDVRKRVFEPFYTTKRVGLGTGLGLSVSYFIITRNHEGEFLVESEEGKGSKFIIRLPAGDHHENA; from the coding sequence ATGGTCAAATTTTTTAAAATAAGAAAGGGCCAGGTCCTTCCATACAAGCTTCTTGTATATATTTTAATTTGCAGTTCCTTTTTTACCATTCTCGGCACCAGCGTCCAGCTGTATATGGAGTACCGCAGTGATGTCAGCGAGATACAAAAAGGGTTCGGCCAGATTGAGCACAGCTACGTCAATACGATTGCCGCAAGTCTTTGGGATATCAATATAGACCATGTTAAAATTCAGCTTGAAGGGGCTTTGAAACTTCCGGGTATGCGTTATCTTGAGGTTGTTGAAATGTCGTTCGGATCTGTTGACCCGGTGGCATTTATCGGTAAAGTCCCTGCAGGCGGCAATGTTATTGAGAAAAATTTTCCACTGGTCCATGTCATAGACGGGAAAAGTGTTGAGGTCGGGCAACTGCGTGCAGTGGCTGATCTGGACAATGTTTTCAAGCGGTTGCGTTTGAGAGTCTTTGTTGTTCTGCTTACTCAGGCAGTTAAGACCTTTCTAGTCGCTCTTTTCATCCTCATGATTATTCATTATATGGTCACCCGTCATTTGCAGACCATGGCTGAATATGCTCAGGAGATGGATATCAGCACCCTCGGCCGTGAGCTGGTGCTTAAGCGGCGTAAGAAAAATTCCAAACCGGACGAGATTGACCGCGTTGCTGAAGCTTTCAATGAAATGCGCCTTAATTTGATTCGGGATATTGCAGAGCGTAAGAAAGCTGAAGAAGCTTTGCGGCAGTCAAATATGATTGTTGAAAAAAGTCCCATGGTTCTTTTTAAATGGAGAAACGAGTACGACTGGCCTGTAGAGCTTGTTTCCCAGAATGTCAGCCAGTTGGGATTTGATGCTGATGACTTTATGTCCGGCAGGATCAAGTATGGTGAGGTTATTCATCCTGATGATAAAGCCAAGGTAGAGGAAGAGGTTCAAGGTTTCATTGATACCGGTGTGGACCATTATAGGCACGAGTACCGGATTGTTGATCCCACCGGACGGGTTTACTGGATAGCTGACAGTACTGTTGTTGTCAGGGATGATTCAGGAAATGTGACTTCATACCTTGGTATTGCCTTTGACTTTACGGAAAAGAAGACTGCTGAAAACGAATTGGCCCGGTTGCGCAACCTGCTTAAAAATACCATTGATTCCATGCCGACAATGCTGGTCGGTGTCGACGAATCCCTGCGTATCAACCAGTGGAACAGATCTGCTGAAGAAGATACCGGACTGACCTATGAACAGGTCTGGGGTATGCAGTTAATGGATGTTTTCCCCCAGCTCAAAGACGAGCGGGGCCTGATTATGGACTCGGTTGAGAAGCTTGAGGTCCGGGAGAAGAATAAGATTCCGTTTAATTCGGACGGGCATATCCAGTATAAGAATATCAAGATTTATCCCCTGCTTGAAAGTGAAGAAGGACGGGGCGCAGTTGTGCTTATTGATGACGTGACCATGAAGTCTCGCCTTGAAGATATGATGATCCAGACCGAAAAGATGATGTCCGTAGGTGGGCTTGCTGCCGGTATGGCTCATGAGATTAACAATCCGCTGGGCGCAGTTCTTTCTGGGGTGCAGGGAACTGAAAGACGTTTATCTCCTTCTTTGAAGAAGAATATAGAAGTTGCCTCTGAACTGGGACTGGATTTGAATAAAGTCCATGAGTACATGGATAAGCGTGGTATTCTCGGTTACCTGCGAGGTATCAGCGATGCAGGCCGCAGGGCGGCTTCAATTGTTCGTAATATGCTTGAATTCAGTCGTAAAAGCGAGTCTTCCCGTAAACAGGTTCAGGTGAAAGGCATACTCGAAAAATCTTTGAGCCTTGCGGAAAATGACTATGACCTTAAGAAAAAATATGATTTTAAAGTCATTGAAATCCGCAGGGACTACGAACAGAATCTGCCCTCCGTAAATATTACCGAAACTGAGATTGAACAGGTCTTTTTGAATATTTTCAAAAATGCTGCTCAGGCTATGGCAGATAAAGAATTTAATGGGGAACGTCCTACTTTGACTTTGAGAACCCGGAAGGACGGTGATTTTGTGCGCGTTGAAGTAGAGGATAACGGTCCGGGAATGGATGAAGATGTTCGTAAAAGGGTTTTTGAGCCGTTTTATACTACCAAGCGCGTAGGTCTTGGAACAGGGCTTGGGCTTTCAGTTTCCTATTTTATTATTACCCGTAATCATGAGGGAGAATTCCTTGTTGAGTCTGAGGAGGGCAAGGGGTCAAAATTCATAATAAGATTACCTGCCGGTGATCACCATGAAAATGCATAA